One Amycolatopsis sp. NBC_00355 genomic window carries:
- a CDS encoding FHA domain-containing protein: MAGVICSVCGTENADNETLCKTCGMLLAEAGESRATEASGSPAPSAPASGTVAGSCPACGAEIPDPANLVCVDCLEPLAPQPAPAAAAARTRRDGGALRLVFAEQPVDIPQPGSILLGRDPGHSPVAALFARHDNVSRRHASVGVETDGRVWVRDEYSANGTFVNNTPVPRGQTASLAHGDRLRIASDVVALVEFGPGGQP; this comes from the coding sequence GTGGCTGGCGTGATCTGTTCGGTGTGCGGCACCGAAAACGCCGACAACGAAACCCTGTGCAAGACCTGTGGCATGCTGCTGGCCGAAGCCGGGGAATCGCGCGCCACCGAGGCGAGCGGATCTCCGGCACCTTCGGCCCCTGCTTCCGGCACCGTCGCCGGCAGCTGCCCGGCGTGCGGCGCCGAGATCCCCGATCCGGCGAACCTCGTCTGCGTCGACTGCCTCGAGCCGCTGGCGCCGCAGCCGGCACCAGCAGCGGCGGCGGCGCGCACCCGACGGGACGGTGGGGCGCTGCGCCTCGTGTTCGCGGAACAGCCGGTCGACATCCCGCAGCCGGGGTCGATCCTGCTGGGCCGAGACCCGGGCCATTCTCCGGTGGCGGCCCTGTTCGCCCGGCACGACAACGTCTCCCGTCGGCACGCGAGCGTCGGCGTCGAGACCGATGGCCGGGTCTGGGTGCGGGACGAGTACTCCGCTAACGGCACGTTCGTCAACAACACCCCGGTGCCCCGGGGCCAGACCGCATCGCTGGCGCACGGCGACCGGCTCCGCATCGCGTCCGACGTCGTCGCGCTGGTGGAGTTCGGGCCGGGCGGGCAGCCGTGA